In Dysgonomonadaceae bacterium zrk40, one genomic interval encodes:
- a CDS encoding tetratricopeptide repeat protein codes for MRKYYSLIIPFLFFTASLTGQDYQAWVDHAARHIEADRLDSAAISLQRAMSLDPVNENNPVLLLNLGIIQRQLGHTDDAFVSFTAALANNPIPEVVLHRRASLLSEMGRYDEAIEDYSSLIHRYPDDVEAYYRRGVLYLEQHDRLKGEADFVKANELDPDHFFTHLSKALLFKLEDNWEAAEKIYSGLIDSEPNPDPSILLNRAECYVHTGQTFRASADLRSVELSQRDNPYFYFLRGRVRLDQFDKVAARADFNKAREMGYDLPLVDEWIQKTK; via the coding sequence ATGAGAAAATATTATTCACTGATTATACCCTTTTTATTTTTTACTGCTTCACTTACAGGGCAGGACTACCAAGCTTGGGTGGACCATGCCGCACGCCACATCGAGGCAGACCGGCTCGACAGTGCCGCGATATCGTTGCAGCGTGCCATGTCGCTCGATCCGGTGAATGAGAACAATCCGGTTTTGCTGCTCAACCTTGGAATCATCCAGCGACAGCTGGGGCATACCGATGATGCCTTTGTCTCCTTTACGGCTGCACTGGCAAACAACCCGATACCGGAGGTGGTGCTGCACCGCAGGGCGTCGCTGCTGAGTGAGATGGGCCGCTATGATGAGGCGATTGAGGATTACAGCTCTCTGATTCATCGCTACCCTGATGATGTGGAAGCCTATTACAGGAGAGGAGTACTCTATCTGGAGCAGCATGACAGGCTCAAGGGGGAGGCTGATTTCGTGAAGGCGAATGAACTTGATCCCGATCACTTTTTCACGCATTTAAGCAAGGCACTGCTCTTCAAACTGGAGGACAACTGGGAAGCTGCGGAAAAAATCTACAGTGGGCTGATTGATTCAGAACCCAATCCTGATCCCAGTATTCTGCTCAATCGTGCCGAGTGTTACGTGCATACCGGGCAGACCTTTCGGGCATCGGCCGACCTGCGCAGCGTGGAGCTCTCACAGCGTGACAACCCCTATTTCTACTTCCTGCGGGGCCGCGTACGCCTTGATCAGTTCGACAAGGTGGCGGCCAGGGCAGATTTTAACAAAGCCAGGGAGATGGGATACGATCTGCCCCTGGTAGATGAATGGATCCAAAAAACCAAGTAA
- a CDS encoding DUF3256 family protein, with translation MKRLITNFLLLLSISATGQTTADLFRSMPSEMLPGVSEANKTMLLVDSGNTSVPYALGEISKIAESSDFLHLRTSGVADFQLKLLPLSGDSLIVSVIHTVCAGVCDSRISFYTTNWEKLDQELFLPEISKEIFFKSSNKNSDNYKYALSLPDIFPISARFGKTGSDLTLRLYYRERLTDDQTEEIKPFLVSDTLLFEWENGSFRLR, from the coding sequence ATGAAGAGATTAATAACCAATTTTTTGCTATTGCTTTCGATATCCGCTACTGGACAAACAACCGCTGACCTGTTTCGGTCGATGCCCTCAGAGATGCTACCCGGTGTTTCAGAAGCCAACAAGACCATGCTCCTGGTGGACAGCGGTAACACCTCGGTCCCCTATGCCCTGGGTGAGATCAGTAAGATTGCAGAGAGCAGTGATTTCCTGCACCTCCGCACCTCCGGCGTCGCTGATTTTCAACTCAAGCTGTTGCCTCTCTCCGGCGATTCACTAATTGTCTCAGTCATCCATACAGTATGTGCCGGGGTGTGCGACAGCAGGATCTCATTTTATACGACTAACTGGGAGAAACTGGATCAGGAATTGTTTCTTCCGGAGATTTCCAAAGAAATTTTCTTCAAATCTTCGAATAAAAATTCGGATAATTACAAATATGCCTTATCTTTGCCGGACATTTTTCCAATCTCAGCCCGCTTCGGTAAAACAGGATCAGATCTGACGCTCAGATTGTATTACAGGGAGCGGTTAACCGACGATCAAACAGAGGAGATCAAACCATTTCTGGTGAGTGATACGCTCCTTTTTGAATGGGAAAACGGCTCTTTCAGATTAAGATAA
- a CDS encoding zinc metallopeptidase: MKWINRNDSEANYEDRRGRGHGKRNAAVGGLGAIVIAIIALLLGQNPFQAIDMVSSIAPGESTEMVDPSRANENEDLKVFTLGVFNSANDVWVEIFRTQLNENYIRPTLVTFTDATVSECGGATESVGPFYCPADQKMYIDLDFFHQLKSEFGAKGDLAMAYVTAHEVGHHVQKLLGIIDQMNQYRGRISETEYNRLNVKLELQADFFAGVWVYHAQRMNMIQLEPGDLESAISATTAVGDDTIQKRSMGYSVPDSFTHGTAAQRTYWFRKGMETGDIRQGDTFNEPGLL, from the coding sequence ATGAAATGGATTAACCGAAACGACAGCGAAGCCAACTACGAAGATCGCAGGGGCAGGGGGCACGGGAAACGAAATGCAGCCGTAGGGGGGCTGGGGGCAATCGTGATCGCCATCATCGCCCTGCTGCTGGGACAGAACCCTTTTCAGGCAATTGACATGGTCAGCAGCATCGCACCCGGTGAATCGACCGAGATGGTAGATCCCTCACGTGCGAACGAGAATGAGGATCTGAAGGTCTTCACCCTGGGGGTATTCAACAGTGCCAACGATGTGTGGGTGGAAATCTTCCGCACACAGTTGAATGAGAATTACATCCGCCCTACGCTGGTCACCTTCACCGATGCCACGGTATCGGAATGTGGGGGTGCCACAGAGTCGGTGGGCCCCTTCTACTGCCCGGCGGACCAGAAGATGTACATCGACCTGGACTTTTTCCACCAGCTTAAATCGGAGTTCGGTGCCAAGGGCGACCTGGCGATGGCCTACGTCACCGCCCATGAGGTGGGGCACCACGTGCAGAAGCTGCTGGGGATCATTGACCAGATGAACCAGTACCGTGGTCGTATCAGTGAGACCGAATACAACAGGCTGAATGTGAAGCTGGAGTTGCAAGCCGACTTCTTCGCGGGAGTGTGGGTGTATCACGCCCAGCGGATGAACATGATCCAACTGGAGCCGGGCGACCTGGAATCGGCCATCAGTGCCACCACGGCAGTTGGAGACGATACCATCCAGAAGCGCTCCATGGGCTACAGCGTACCTGACTCATTCACCCACGGCACGGCGGCACAGCGCACCTACTGGTTCCGCAAGGGAATGGAGACCGGTGATATCCGCCAGGGTGACACCTTCAACGAACCGGGACTACTTTAA
- a CDS encoding alpha-L-fucosidase, whose amino-acid sequence MRNNFVFGLLSLLLLTTGCNQKANTYFEKKLTFPDILTSDQKVKLSAYIVPTQQQYAWQQLELTAFIHFGMNTFTGKEWGDGNEDPALFNPTDFNAEQWVTVLQQAGLKMIILTAKHHDGFCLWPTQTTSHSVAASPWRNGQGDVVREVRDACNKFDMKFGVYLSPWDRNAESYGDSPRYNELFVKQLSELLTQYGAIDEIWFDGANGEGPNGKKQEYDWVRFYNVIDSLQPTAVKAIMGDDVRWVGNENGLGRETEWSVTPLYPEINESIKSENERLNISHTAEDLGSRELIKESKSLYWNPSEVDVSIRPGWFYHPEEDDKVKSLSQLIDIYFQSVGMNSVLLLNVPPDTRGRIHENDVERLRQFGNYLSILFENELLIDGELEWKARTGASREYIVRKGETINTVMLQEDIRKGQRVESFTVEGWINEEWSSLAEGTTIGYKRLLRFGDVAPEKIRVTIHGTRDIAHILKVGAYFAPPLAVDQE is encoded by the coding sequence ATGAGGAATAATTTCGTGTTTGGATTACTGTCATTGCTGTTGCTGACCACAGGTTGCAACCAAAAAGCCAATACCTACTTTGAGAAGAAACTTACTTTTCCCGATATTCTCACCTCCGATCAGAAAGTCAAGCTATCGGCATACATCGTTCCTACGCAGCAGCAGTATGCATGGCAGCAGCTGGAATTAACAGCCTTCATTCATTTTGGAATGAACACATTCACAGGAAAAGAATGGGGTGACGGCAATGAAGATCCTGCACTGTTTAACCCCACCGATTTCAATGCAGAGCAATGGGTAACTGTCTTACAACAGGCCGGACTTAAAATGATCATCCTTACCGCCAAGCATCATGATGGCTTTTGTCTTTGGCCCACCCAAACCACTTCACATTCAGTTGCAGCATCACCATGGCGCAATGGTCAGGGAGATGTGGTGCGCGAAGTAAGAGATGCTTGCAACAAATTTGACATGAAGTTCGGCGTATATCTTTCACCGTGGGACCGCAATGCCGAGAGCTATGGTGACTCTCCAAGATACAACGAGCTGTTTGTCAAACAGCTTTCCGAATTGCTTACCCAATATGGTGCCATTGATGAGATTTGGTTTGACGGTGCCAATGGAGAAGGCCCCAACGGGAAGAAACAGGAGTATGATTGGGTACGTTTTTACAACGTGATTGACAGCCTGCAACCGACAGCAGTAAAAGCAATCATGGGTGATGATGTGCGTTGGGTGGGAAACGAAAACGGTCTGGGGCGTGAAACTGAATGGAGTGTCACTCCCCTTTATCCCGAAATAAACGAATCAATCAAAAGTGAAAATGAGCGATTGAACATCTCACATACTGCTGAAGATCTGGGCAGCAGGGAACTGATCAAGGAGTCAAAAAGCCTTTATTGGAATCCTTCTGAAGTGGACGTATCAATTCGTCCGGGATGGTTTTACCACCCCGAGGAGGATGACAAGGTGAAGAGTCTTTCACAACTGATTGATATCTATTTTCAGTCGGTAGGCATGAACTCGGTGCTCCTTCTGAATGTGCCCCCCGACACTCGGGGAAGAATACATGAAAATGATGTAGAGCGGCTCAGGCAGTTTGGCAACTACCTCTCCATACTATTCGAAAATGAGTTGCTTATTGACGGTGAATTGGAATGGAAGGCCCGCACGGGTGCTTCAAGAGAATACATTGTCAGGAAGGGGGAAACAATCAACACGGTGATGCTGCAGGAGGATATCAGAAAAGGACAACGAGTGGAATCTTTTACTGTTGAAGGCTGGATCAATGAAGAGTGGTCATCACTGGCCGAAGGGACCACAATAGGTTACAAGCGTTTGCTGCGCTTCGGTGATGTAGCACCGGAAAAGATAAGGGTGACGATTCACGGAACAAGGGATATCGCACACATCCTTAAAGTGGGGGCCTATTTTGCACCTCCTCTTGCTGTTGATCAGGAGTAA